From Thermococcus barophilus MP:
TCTTCCTGGAATTTCAACCACGACATCAGCTAACTTCCCAAGTGTTGAGTTCTTGTATGAGGTTATGGCAACGACTTTCCCTCCCTGCTTCTTTGCGATTTCAGCTGCATCAACTATTGTCCTCGTTTCTCCACTCCCGCTGATGGCTATCAGCAAATCGCCTTCTTCAAATGCTGGGGTTATTGTTTCTCCGACCACATAAACATTGAAATCAAGATGCATTAGCCTCATAGCAAAAGCTTTACCCACGAGACCACTCCTTCCTGCCCCATAAATAAAAATCTTGTTAGCTCCAATCATTGCATCAACCATTCCTCTAACCTCTTCAAGCCTGAGTGCATCAGCAACGTGATCAATGTGTTCAGTTATATCATGCATAGCTTTTCTTATTGTCTGCATGTATTCATCCCAAAAGAGATCAATTATCCTCCTTGTAACCTCTTCTGGATTCTCCGACTTGGTTATTGCCCCACCCACGATAATTATAGTGGCACCAAGTTCAATGACTTTAGGAATAGTCTCTAAGTTCAATCCTCCTGCAACTGCAACTGGGATTTTGACTGCTTTAACAACTTTCTCCAAATCTTCAAGCGGACTCTTTCCTTGTGCTTGCTCATCTATC
This genomic window contains:
- the hxlAB gene encoding bifunctional 3-hexulose-6-phosphate synthase/6-phospho-3-hexuloisomerase gives rise to the protein MILQVALDLTDIEQAISIAEKAARGGAHWLEVGTPLIKKEGMRAVELMKRRFPDRKIVADLKTMDTGALEVEMAARHGADVVSILGVADNKTIRDALMVARKYGIKVMVDLIGVKDKVKRAKELEKMGVHYILVHTGIDEQAQGKSPLEDLEKVVKAVKIPVAVAGGLNLETIPKVIELGATIIIVGGAITKSENPEEVTRRIIDLFWDEYMQTIRKAMHDITEHIDHVADALRLEEVRGMVDAMIGANKIFIYGAGRSGLVGKAFAMRLMHLDFNVYVVGETITPAFEEGDLLIAISGSGETRTIVDAAEIAKKQGGKVVAITSYKNSTLGKLADVVVEIPGRAKTDVPTDYIARQMLTQYKWIAPMGTLFEDSTMVFLDGIIALLMATFQKTEKDMKRKHATLE